A window of the Sabethes cyaneus chromosome 1, idSabCyanKW18_F2, whole genome shotgun sequence genome harbors these coding sequences:
- the LOC128745494 gene encoding uncharacterized protein LOC128745494, producing the protein MIFLLFGVPEIILTDNGTQFTSKGFRELLAEFNVNHWLTPAYHPQVNNTERVNRVITTAIRATIKQHKDWADDLQTIACAIRSAVHESTKYTPYFVVFGREMISDGQEYTRIREQAETDKSRDEPVRGRRQKLFDEIKDQLAKAYDRHKKQYNLRSNPDCPTYTTGETVLKRNFELSDKAKGFCSKLAPKFELAVVRKILGKHCYELEDQNGKRLGVFYGNHLKKVHLSK; encoded by the coding sequence ATGATATTTCTGCTTTTCGGAGTACCAGAAATAATTTTGACTGATAACGGGACTCAGTTCACATCAAAAGGTTTTCGGGAACTGTTAGCAGAGTTCAACGTGAACCACTGGCTCACCCCAGCGTACCACCCGCAAGTGAATAACACTGAACGGGTCAACCGGGTAATAACTACAGCCATTCGCGCGACAATAAAACAACACAAAGACTGGGCAGATGATTTACAAACTATAGCATGCGCAATTAGAAGTGCCGTGCATGAGTCGACCAAGTACACGCCGTACTTCGTGGTTTTTGGTAGAGAAATGATATCTGACGGTCAGGAATACACAAGAATACGGGAACAGGCGGAAACGGATAAGTCGCGTGATGAACCGGTGAGGGGTAGGAGGCAAAAGTTGTTCGATGAGATCAAAGATCAATTGGCAAAAGCGTATGATCGACACAAAAAGCAGTACAACCTGAGATCGAACCCAGATTGCCCGACTTACACGACTGGGGAGACGGTTTTGAAACGAAACTTTGAGCTGTCGGACAAAGCGAAAGGTTTCTGTTCGAAACTAGCGCCAAAATTTGAACTCGCCGTAGTCAGGAAAATACTAGGGAAACACTGCTACGAGCTTGAGGACCAAAATGGCAAACGACTTGGCGTGTTTTACGGCAATCACCTGAAAAAGGTGCATTTATCgaagtaa